Proteins encoded together in one Vitis vinifera cultivar Pinot Noir 40024 chromosome 4, ASM3070453v1 window:
- the LOC100261646 gene encoding protein SET DOMAIN GROUP 40 isoform X4, giving the protein MGKFVLKNFVIHGVLMSPNCTPTVPKVCAMERFLKWATELGISDFTTTPTTVPSRLQIPHCCVGHSLCVSHFPHAGGRGLAAARDLSQGELILTVPKSALMTSQSLLKDEKLSVAVKRHTSLSSPQILTICLLAEMSKGKSSWWHPYLMQLPRSYDTLANFSQFEKQALQVDDAIWVTERAILKAELEWKKAIPLMEELKLKPQLQNFRAWLWASSTVSSRTMHIPWDDAGCLCPVGDFYNYAAPGEEPCGWEDLKGSRNESSLQDSSFWNKDATSNSDAEQDDVLSQRLTDGGYKEDLAAYCFYARKNYKKGEQVLLSYGTYTNLELLEHYGFLLDENPNDKAFIPLEPEVYASSSWPKDSLYIHQNGKPSFALLSALRLWATPASQRRSVGHLVYSGTQLSSENEIFVMEWIAKSCHVVLENLPTSVEEDSLLLCALDKMQDPDLPMEVGNALRSSGVEFSAFLEAHDLKIGDGNVGLLLSEKARRSMERWKLAVQWRLRHKRILVDCISRCTEIISSLSPTFLGHRGYQS; this is encoded by the exons atgGGTAAATTTGTCCTAAAAAATTTCGTAATACACGGAGTTTTGATGTCTCCAAACTGTACACCTACAGTGCCAAAAGTCTGTGCAATGGAAAGGTTTCTGAAATGGGCGACGGAGCTGGGAATCTCGGACTTCACCACCACCCCCACCACCGTTCCGTCTCGTCTTCAAATCCCTCATTGTTGTGTGGGCCACTCTCTCTGCGTCTCTCACTTTCCTCACGCAGGCGG TAGAGGCTTGGCGGCTGCGCGTGATCTCAGTCAAGGGGAGTTGATTCTCACAGTTCCCAAATCGGCCTTGATGACGAGCCAAAGTCTGTTGAAAGATGAGAAGCTCTCTGTTGCTGTCAAAAGGCACACCTCTCTCTCCTCTCCTCAG ATATTGACTATTTGTTTGTTAGCCGAAATGAGCAAAGGAAAGAGTTCTTGGTGGCATCCTTACTTAATGCAGTTGCCACGAAGTTATGATACACTAGCCAATTTCAGTCAATTTGAGAAACAAGCCCTTCAA GTGGATGATGCCATATGGGTTACGGAGAGGGCTATATTGAAGGCCGAATTGGAGTGGAAAAAGGCAATTCCCCTAATGGAAGAACTTAAGTTGAAGCCTCAGCTTCAAAATTTCAGGGCATGGCTCTGGGCTTCTTCAACT GTATCCTCACGCACGATGCATATACCATGGGATGACGCTGGATGTTTATGCCCTGTTGGGGACTTCTACAATTATGCTGCCCCTGGAGAAGAACCATGTGGCTGGGAAGATTTGAAGGGTTCAAGAAATGAATCTTCCTTGCAAGATAGTTCTTTCTGGAATAAGGATGCTACTAGCAATTCAGATGCAGAGCAAGATGATGTTCTCTCCCAGAGGTTAACAGATGGGGGCTACAAGGAAGATCTTGCTGCATATTGCTTCTATGCtaggaaaaattataaaaaaggaGAGCAG GTTCTTTTAAGCTATGGAACATACACGAATTTGGAACTTCTTGAACACTATGGGTTTCTTTTAGATGAAAACCCAAATGATAAGGCTTTCATTCCCTTGGAACCTGAAGTTTATGCCTCCAGTTCATGGCCAAAGGACTCGTTGTACATTCATCAAAATGGGAAGCCGTCTTTTGCTCTACTATCTGCTCTTCGGTTGTGGGCAACCCCGGCAAGCCAGCGAAGATCTGTTGGTCACCTTGTTTATTCTGGAACTCAATTGTCATCAGAGAATGAAATATTTGTGATGGAATGGATAGCGAAGAGTTGCCATGTTGTTTTGGAGAATTTGCCAACATCAGTTGAAGAAGACAGTCTGCTGCTGTGTGCCTTAGACAAAATGCAAGATCCCGACCTCCCAATGGAGGTTGGGAACGCTTTGAGGAGCTCTGGAGTTGAATTTTCTGCCTTCTTGGAGGCCCATGACCTGAAAATTGGGGACGGCAATGTTGGGTTACTCTTGTCGGAGAAGGCAAGAAGGTCGATGGAGAGATGGAAATTAGCAGTGCAGTGGAGACTGAGGCATAAAAGAATACTTGTTGATTGTATTTCCCGTTGTACTGAAATCATTAGTTCTCTTTCCCCAACATTTCTTGGACACCGAGGCTATCAATCCTAG
- the LOC100261646 gene encoding protein SET DOMAIN GROUP 40 isoform X3, with the protein MERFLKWATELGISDFTTTPTTVPSRLQIPHCCVGHSLCVSHFPHAGGRGLAAARDLSQGELILTVPKSALMTSQSLLKDEKLSVAVKRHTSLSSPQILTICLLAEMSKGKSSWWHPYLMQLPRSYDTLANFSQFEKQALQVDDAIWVTERAILKAELEWKKAIPLMEELKLKPQLQNFRAWLWASSTVSSRTMHIPWDDAGCLCPVGDFYNYAAPGEEPCGWEDLKGSRNESSLQDSSFWNKDATSNSDAEQDDVLSQRLTDGGYKEDLAAYCFYARKNYKKGEQVLLSYGTYTNLELLEHYGFLLDENPNDKAFIPLEPEVYASSSWPKDSLYIHQNGKPSFALLSALRLWATPASQRRSVGHLVYSGTQLSSENEIFVMEWIAKSCHVVLENLPTSVEEDSLLLCALDKMQDPDLPMEVGNALRSSGVEFSAFLEAHDLKIGDGNVGLLLSEKARRSMERWKLAVQWRLRHKRILVDCISRCTEIISSLSPTFLGHRGYQS; encoded by the exons ATGGAAAGGTTTCTGAAATGGGCGACGGAGCTGGGAATCTCGGACTTCACCACCACCCCCACCACCGTTCCGTCTCGTCTTCAAATCCCTCATTGTTGTGTGGGCCACTCTCTCTGCGTCTCTCACTTTCCTCACGCAGGCGG TAGAGGCTTGGCGGCTGCGCGTGATCTCAGTCAAGGGGAGTTGATTCTCACAGTTCCCAAATCGGCCTTGATGACGAGCCAAAGTCTGTTGAAAGATGAGAAGCTCTCTGTTGCTGTCAAAAGGCACACCTCTCTCTCCTCTCCTCAG ATATTGACTATTTGTTTGTTAGCCGAAATGAGCAAAGGAAAGAGTTCTTGGTGGCATCCTTACTTAATGCAGTTGCCACGAAGTTATGATACACTAGCCAATTTCAGTCAATTTGAGAAACAAGCCCTTCAA GTGGATGATGCCATATGGGTTACGGAGAGGGCTATATTGAAGGCCGAATTGGAGTGGAAAAAGGCAATTCCCCTAATGGAAGAACTTAAGTTGAAGCCTCAGCTTCAAAATTTCAGGGCATGGCTCTGGGCTTCTTCAACT GTATCCTCACGCACGATGCATATACCATGGGATGACGCTGGATGTTTATGCCCTGTTGGGGACTTCTACAATTATGCTGCCCCTGGAGAAGAACCATGTGGCTGGGAAGATTTGAAGGGTTCAAGAAATGAATCTTCCTTGCAAGATAGTTCTTTCTGGAATAAGGATGCTACTAGCAATTCAGATGCAGAGCAAGATGATGTTCTCTCCCAGAGGTTAACAGATGGGGGCTACAAGGAAGATCTTGCTGCATATTGCTTCTATGCtaggaaaaattataaaaaaggaGAGCAG GTTCTTTTAAGCTATGGAACATACACGAATTTGGAACTTCTTGAACACTATGGGTTTCTTTTAGATGAAAACCCAAATGATAAGGCTTTCATTCCCTTGGAACCTGAAGTTTATGCCTCCAGTTCATGGCCAAAGGACTCGTTGTACATTCATCAAAATGGGAAGCCGTCTTTTGCTCTACTATCTGCTCTTCGGTTGTGGGCAACCCCGGCAAGCCAGCGAAGATCTGTTGGTCACCTTGTTTATTCTGGAACTCAATTGTCATCAGAGAATGAAATATTTGTGATGGAATGGATAGCGAAGAGTTGCCATGTTGTTTTGGAGAATTTGCCAACATCAGTTGAAGAAGACAGTCTGCTGCTGTGTGCCTTAGACAAAATGCAAGATCCCGACCTCCCAATGGAGGTTGGGAACGCTTTGAGGAGCTCTGGAGTTGAATTTTCTGCCTTCTTGGAGGCCCATGACCTGAAAATTGGGGACGGCAATGTTGGGTTACTCTTGTCGGAGAAGGCAAGAAGGTCGATGGAGAGATGGAAATTAGCAGTGCAGTGGAGACTGAGGCATAAAAGAATACTTGTTGATTGTATTTCCCGTTGTACTGAAATCATTAGTTCTCTTTCCCCAACATTTCTTGGACACCGAGGCTATCAATCCTAG
- the LOC100261646 gene encoding protein SET DOMAIN GROUP 40 isoform X5 has protein sequence MGDGAGNLGLHHHPHHRSVSSSNPSLLCGPLSLRLSLSSRSRGLAAARDLSQGELILTVPKSALMTSQSLLKDEKLSVAVKRHTSLSSPQILTICLLAEMSKGKSSWWHPYLMQLPRSYDTLANFSQFEKQALQVDDAIWVTERAILKAELEWKKAIPLMEELKLKPQLQNFRAWLWASSTVSSRTMHIPWDDAGCLCPVGDFYNYAAPGEEPCGWEDLKGSRNESSLQDSSFWNKDATSNSDAEQDDVLSQRLTDGGYKEDLAAYCFYARKNYKKGEQVLLSYGTYTNLELLEHYGFLLDENPNDKAFIPLEPEVYASSSWPKDSLYIHQNGKPSFALLSALRLWATPASQRRSVGHLVYSGTQLSSENEIFVMEWIAKSCHVVLENLPTSVEEDSLLLCALDKMQDPDLPMEVGNALRSSGVEFSAFLEAHDLKIGDGNVGLLLSEKARRSMERWKLAVQWRLRHKRILVDCISRCTEIISSLSPTFLGHRGYQS, from the exons ATGGGCGACGGAGCTGGGAATCTCGGACTTCACCACCACCCCCACCACCGTTCCGTCTCGTCTTCAAATCCCTCATTGTTGTGTGGGCCACTCTCTCTGCGTCTCTCACTTTCCTCACGCAG TAGAGGCTTGGCGGCTGCGCGTGATCTCAGTCAAGGGGAGTTGATTCTCACAGTTCCCAAATCGGCCTTGATGACGAGCCAAAGTCTGTTGAAAGATGAGAAGCTCTCTGTTGCTGTCAAAAGGCACACCTCTCTCTCCTCTCCTCAG ATATTGACTATTTGTTTGTTAGCCGAAATGAGCAAAGGAAAGAGTTCTTGGTGGCATCCTTACTTAATGCAGTTGCCACGAAGTTATGATACACTAGCCAATTTCAGTCAATTTGAGAAACAAGCCCTTCAA GTGGATGATGCCATATGGGTTACGGAGAGGGCTATATTGAAGGCCGAATTGGAGTGGAAAAAGGCAATTCCCCTAATGGAAGAACTTAAGTTGAAGCCTCAGCTTCAAAATTTCAGGGCATGGCTCTGGGCTTCTTCAACT GTATCCTCACGCACGATGCATATACCATGGGATGACGCTGGATGTTTATGCCCTGTTGGGGACTTCTACAATTATGCTGCCCCTGGAGAAGAACCATGTGGCTGGGAAGATTTGAAGGGTTCAAGAAATGAATCTTCCTTGCAAGATAGTTCTTTCTGGAATAAGGATGCTACTAGCAATTCAGATGCAGAGCAAGATGATGTTCTCTCCCAGAGGTTAACAGATGGGGGCTACAAGGAAGATCTTGCTGCATATTGCTTCTATGCtaggaaaaattataaaaaaggaGAGCAG GTTCTTTTAAGCTATGGAACATACACGAATTTGGAACTTCTTGAACACTATGGGTTTCTTTTAGATGAAAACCCAAATGATAAGGCTTTCATTCCCTTGGAACCTGAAGTTTATGCCTCCAGTTCATGGCCAAAGGACTCGTTGTACATTCATCAAAATGGGAAGCCGTCTTTTGCTCTACTATCTGCTCTTCGGTTGTGGGCAACCCCGGCAAGCCAGCGAAGATCTGTTGGTCACCTTGTTTATTCTGGAACTCAATTGTCATCAGAGAATGAAATATTTGTGATGGAATGGATAGCGAAGAGTTGCCATGTTGTTTTGGAGAATTTGCCAACATCAGTTGAAGAAGACAGTCTGCTGCTGTGTGCCTTAGACAAAATGCAAGATCCCGACCTCCCAATGGAGGTTGGGAACGCTTTGAGGAGCTCTGGAGTTGAATTTTCTGCCTTCTTGGAGGCCCATGACCTGAAAATTGGGGACGGCAATGTTGGGTTACTCTTGTCGGAGAAGGCAAGAAGGTCGATGGAGAGATGGAAATTAGCAGTGCAGTGGAGACTGAGGCATAAAAGAATACTTGTTGATTGTATTTCCCGTTGTACTGAAATCATTAGTTCTCTTTCCCCAACATTTCTTGGACACCGAGGCTATCAATCCTAG
- the LOC100261646 gene encoding protein SET DOMAIN GROUP 40 isoform X2, with translation MERFLKWATELGISDFTTTPTTVPSRLQIPHCCVGHSLCVSHFPHAGGGFLLFLCLIYSRGLAAARDLSQGELILTVPKSALMTSQSLLKDEKLSVAVKRHTSLSSPQILTICLLAEMSKGKSSWWHPYLMQLPRSYDTLANFSQFEKQALQVDDAIWVTERAILKAELEWKKAIPLMEELKLKPQLQNFRAWLWASSTVSSRTMHIPWDDAGCLCPVGDFYNYAAPGEEPCGWEDLKGSRNESSLQDSSFWNKDATSNSDAEQDDVLSQRLTDGGYKEDLAAYCFYARKNYKKGEQVLLSYGTYTNLELLEHYGFLLDENPNDKAFIPLEPEVYASSSWPKDSLYIHQNGKPSFALLSALRLWATPASQRRSVGHLVYSGTQLSSENEIFVMEWIAKSCHVVLENLPTSVEEDSLLLCALDKMQDPDLPMEVGNALRSSGVEFSAFLEAHDLKIGDGNVGLLLSEKARRSMERWKLAVQWRLRHKRILVDCISRCTEIISSLSPTFLGHRGYQS, from the exons ATGGAAAGGTTTCTGAAATGGGCGACGGAGCTGGGAATCTCGGACTTCACCACCACCCCCACCACCGTTCCGTCTCGTCTTCAAATCCCTCATTGTTGTGTGGGCCACTCTCTCTGCGTCTCTCACTTTCCTCACGCAGGCGG TggatttcttctctttctctgtcTGATTTACAGTAGAGGCTTGGCGGCTGCGCGTGATCTCAGTCAAGGGGAGTTGATTCTCACAGTTCCCAAATCGGCCTTGATGACGAGCCAAAGTCTGTTGAAAGATGAGAAGCTCTCTGTTGCTGTCAAAAGGCACACCTCTCTCTCCTCTCCTCAG ATATTGACTATTTGTTTGTTAGCCGAAATGAGCAAAGGAAAGAGTTCTTGGTGGCATCCTTACTTAATGCAGTTGCCACGAAGTTATGATACACTAGCCAATTTCAGTCAATTTGAGAAACAAGCCCTTCAA GTGGATGATGCCATATGGGTTACGGAGAGGGCTATATTGAAGGCCGAATTGGAGTGGAAAAAGGCAATTCCCCTAATGGAAGAACTTAAGTTGAAGCCTCAGCTTCAAAATTTCAGGGCATGGCTCTGGGCTTCTTCAACT GTATCCTCACGCACGATGCATATACCATGGGATGACGCTGGATGTTTATGCCCTGTTGGGGACTTCTACAATTATGCTGCCCCTGGAGAAGAACCATGTGGCTGGGAAGATTTGAAGGGTTCAAGAAATGAATCTTCCTTGCAAGATAGTTCTTTCTGGAATAAGGATGCTACTAGCAATTCAGATGCAGAGCAAGATGATGTTCTCTCCCAGAGGTTAACAGATGGGGGCTACAAGGAAGATCTTGCTGCATATTGCTTCTATGCtaggaaaaattataaaaaaggaGAGCAG GTTCTTTTAAGCTATGGAACATACACGAATTTGGAACTTCTTGAACACTATGGGTTTCTTTTAGATGAAAACCCAAATGATAAGGCTTTCATTCCCTTGGAACCTGAAGTTTATGCCTCCAGTTCATGGCCAAAGGACTCGTTGTACATTCATCAAAATGGGAAGCCGTCTTTTGCTCTACTATCTGCTCTTCGGTTGTGGGCAACCCCGGCAAGCCAGCGAAGATCTGTTGGTCACCTTGTTTATTCTGGAACTCAATTGTCATCAGAGAATGAAATATTTGTGATGGAATGGATAGCGAAGAGTTGCCATGTTGTTTTGGAGAATTTGCCAACATCAGTTGAAGAAGACAGTCTGCTGCTGTGTGCCTTAGACAAAATGCAAGATCCCGACCTCCCAATGGAGGTTGGGAACGCTTTGAGGAGCTCTGGAGTTGAATTTTCTGCCTTCTTGGAGGCCCATGACCTGAAAATTGGGGACGGCAATGTTGGGTTACTCTTGTCGGAGAAGGCAAGAAGGTCGATGGAGAGATGGAAATTAGCAGTGCAGTGGAGACTGAGGCATAAAAGAATACTTGTTGATTGTATTTCCCGTTGTACTGAAATCATTAGTTCTCTTTCCCCAACATTTCTTGGACACCGAGGCTATCAATCCTAG
- the LOC100261646 gene encoding protein SET DOMAIN GROUP 40 isoform X1, protein MGKFVLKNFVIHGVLMSPNCTPTVPKVCAMERFLKWATELGISDFTTTPTTVPSRLQIPHCCVGHSLCVSHFPHAGGGFLLFLCLIYSRGLAAARDLSQGELILTVPKSALMTSQSLLKDEKLSVAVKRHTSLSSPQILTICLLAEMSKGKSSWWHPYLMQLPRSYDTLANFSQFEKQALQVDDAIWVTERAILKAELEWKKAIPLMEELKLKPQLQNFRAWLWASSTVSSRTMHIPWDDAGCLCPVGDFYNYAAPGEEPCGWEDLKGSRNESSLQDSSFWNKDATSNSDAEQDDVLSQRLTDGGYKEDLAAYCFYARKNYKKGEQVLLSYGTYTNLELLEHYGFLLDENPNDKAFIPLEPEVYASSSWPKDSLYIHQNGKPSFALLSALRLWATPASQRRSVGHLVYSGTQLSSENEIFVMEWIAKSCHVVLENLPTSVEEDSLLLCALDKMQDPDLPMEVGNALRSSGVEFSAFLEAHDLKIGDGNVGLLLSEKARRSMERWKLAVQWRLRHKRILVDCISRCTEIISSLSPTFLGHRGYQS, encoded by the exons atgGGTAAATTTGTCCTAAAAAATTTCGTAATACACGGAGTTTTGATGTCTCCAAACTGTACACCTACAGTGCCAAAAGTCTGTGCAATGGAAAGGTTTCTGAAATGGGCGACGGAGCTGGGAATCTCGGACTTCACCACCACCCCCACCACCGTTCCGTCTCGTCTTCAAATCCCTCATTGTTGTGTGGGCCACTCTCTCTGCGTCTCTCACTTTCCTCACGCAGGCGG TggatttcttctctttctctgtcTGATTTACAGTAGAGGCTTGGCGGCTGCGCGTGATCTCAGTCAAGGGGAGTTGATTCTCACAGTTCCCAAATCGGCCTTGATGACGAGCCAAAGTCTGTTGAAAGATGAGAAGCTCTCTGTTGCTGTCAAAAGGCACACCTCTCTCTCCTCTCCTCAG ATATTGACTATTTGTTTGTTAGCCGAAATGAGCAAAGGAAAGAGTTCTTGGTGGCATCCTTACTTAATGCAGTTGCCACGAAGTTATGATACACTAGCCAATTTCAGTCAATTTGAGAAACAAGCCCTTCAA GTGGATGATGCCATATGGGTTACGGAGAGGGCTATATTGAAGGCCGAATTGGAGTGGAAAAAGGCAATTCCCCTAATGGAAGAACTTAAGTTGAAGCCTCAGCTTCAAAATTTCAGGGCATGGCTCTGGGCTTCTTCAACT GTATCCTCACGCACGATGCATATACCATGGGATGACGCTGGATGTTTATGCCCTGTTGGGGACTTCTACAATTATGCTGCCCCTGGAGAAGAACCATGTGGCTGGGAAGATTTGAAGGGTTCAAGAAATGAATCTTCCTTGCAAGATAGTTCTTTCTGGAATAAGGATGCTACTAGCAATTCAGATGCAGAGCAAGATGATGTTCTCTCCCAGAGGTTAACAGATGGGGGCTACAAGGAAGATCTTGCTGCATATTGCTTCTATGCtaggaaaaattataaaaaaggaGAGCAG GTTCTTTTAAGCTATGGAACATACACGAATTTGGAACTTCTTGAACACTATGGGTTTCTTTTAGATGAAAACCCAAATGATAAGGCTTTCATTCCCTTGGAACCTGAAGTTTATGCCTCCAGTTCATGGCCAAAGGACTCGTTGTACATTCATCAAAATGGGAAGCCGTCTTTTGCTCTACTATCTGCTCTTCGGTTGTGGGCAACCCCGGCAAGCCAGCGAAGATCTGTTGGTCACCTTGTTTATTCTGGAACTCAATTGTCATCAGAGAATGAAATATTTGTGATGGAATGGATAGCGAAGAGTTGCCATGTTGTTTTGGAGAATTTGCCAACATCAGTTGAAGAAGACAGTCTGCTGCTGTGTGCCTTAGACAAAATGCAAGATCCCGACCTCCCAATGGAGGTTGGGAACGCTTTGAGGAGCTCTGGAGTTGAATTTTCTGCCTTCTTGGAGGCCCATGACCTGAAAATTGGGGACGGCAATGTTGGGTTACTCTTGTCGGAGAAGGCAAGAAGGTCGATGGAGAGATGGAAATTAGCAGTGCAGTGGAGACTGAGGCATAAAAGAATACTTGTTGATTGTATTTCCCGTTGTACTGAAATCATTAGTTCTCTTTCCCCAACATTTCTTGGACACCGAGGCTATCAATCCTAG
- the LOC100261646 gene encoding protein SET DOMAIN GROUP 40 isoform X6 — MSKGKSSWWHPYLMQLPRSYDTLANFSQFEKQALQVDDAIWVTERAILKAELEWKKAIPLMEELKLKPQLQNFRAWLWASSTVSSRTMHIPWDDAGCLCPVGDFYNYAAPGEEPCGWEDLKGSRNESSLQDSSFWNKDATSNSDAEQDDVLSQRLTDGGYKEDLAAYCFYARKNYKKGEQVLLSYGTYTNLELLEHYGFLLDENPNDKAFIPLEPEVYASSSWPKDSLYIHQNGKPSFALLSALRLWATPASQRRSVGHLVYSGTQLSSENEIFVMEWIAKSCHVVLENLPTSVEEDSLLLCALDKMQDPDLPMEVGNALRSSGVEFSAFLEAHDLKIGDGNVGLLLSEKARRSMERWKLAVQWRLRHKRILVDCISRCTEIISSLSPTFLGHRGYQS, encoded by the exons ATGAGCAAAGGAAAGAGTTCTTGGTGGCATCCTTACTTAATGCAGTTGCCACGAAGTTATGATACACTAGCCAATTTCAGTCAATTTGAGAAACAAGCCCTTCAA GTGGATGATGCCATATGGGTTACGGAGAGGGCTATATTGAAGGCCGAATTGGAGTGGAAAAAGGCAATTCCCCTAATGGAAGAACTTAAGTTGAAGCCTCAGCTTCAAAATTTCAGGGCATGGCTCTGGGCTTCTTCAACT GTATCCTCACGCACGATGCATATACCATGGGATGACGCTGGATGTTTATGCCCTGTTGGGGACTTCTACAATTATGCTGCCCCTGGAGAAGAACCATGTGGCTGGGAAGATTTGAAGGGTTCAAGAAATGAATCTTCCTTGCAAGATAGTTCTTTCTGGAATAAGGATGCTACTAGCAATTCAGATGCAGAGCAAGATGATGTTCTCTCCCAGAGGTTAACAGATGGGGGCTACAAGGAAGATCTTGCTGCATATTGCTTCTATGCtaggaaaaattataaaaaaggaGAGCAG GTTCTTTTAAGCTATGGAACATACACGAATTTGGAACTTCTTGAACACTATGGGTTTCTTTTAGATGAAAACCCAAATGATAAGGCTTTCATTCCCTTGGAACCTGAAGTTTATGCCTCCAGTTCATGGCCAAAGGACTCGTTGTACATTCATCAAAATGGGAAGCCGTCTTTTGCTCTACTATCTGCTCTTCGGTTGTGGGCAACCCCGGCAAGCCAGCGAAGATCTGTTGGTCACCTTGTTTATTCTGGAACTCAATTGTCATCAGAGAATGAAATATTTGTGATGGAATGGATAGCGAAGAGTTGCCATGTTGTTTTGGAGAATTTGCCAACATCAGTTGAAGAAGACAGTCTGCTGCTGTGTGCCTTAGACAAAATGCAAGATCCCGACCTCCCAATGGAGGTTGGGAACGCTTTGAGGAGCTCTGGAGTTGAATTTTCTGCCTTCTTGGAGGCCCATGACCTGAAAATTGGGGACGGCAATGTTGGGTTACTCTTGTCGGAGAAGGCAAGAAGGTCGATGGAGAGATGGAAATTAGCAGTGCAGTGGAGACTGAGGCATAAAAGAATACTTGTTGATTGTATTTCCCGTTGTACTGAAATCATTAGTTCTCTTTCCCCAACATTTCTTGGACACCGAGGCTATCAATCCTAG